The stretch of DNA CGTGGATCAACGGGTTGGTGACGCTCACGGACAAACAGGGCAACGAGCGAATGTTTGCGAAATATGTCAAAATTAAAAATTCTCTGACTGTCTATGAGCGCGGATTGGCAGAATTCAACAATGACGAGAAAGTCTTTGAAAAACGACAACAATTCGACATGCAAGCGCCGCTTTATCCTTACGGGCATCCCTTCATTCACCGAGACGGTGATATGGAATATGTATATTTCGCCGACCCTTATCCACTGGTACGGGTCAATGCGAACGTTGAGTCGCTCCAGGATCTTGAACAATATGAAACCTATAGCTGCCTCCGCCAAGGAAGCCGCGAGAAACAATTGGAGTTGGATCGTGACGCGAATGGCAAACTCGTCTACGCATGGAAGAAGGACACGACTCCATGGACGCTGCAGATACAGCAGGAGTTAATCAAACAAGGGCGCTTGAAAGAAGAGGAAGCCTATATCCACTTTGAGGATTCAGAAACCGGCGATACGGTGCTACCAAGCCGCGGGTCGGTGTATTGGAATGATTTTCGAAAAAAATGGGTGATGATCTTTGTGCAATTCGGCGGCCGTTCTTTTTTGGGCGAGGTCTGGTTCGCCGAAGCGGACGACCTGACCGGTCCATGGTCCAAGGCGGTTCGCATTGTCACTCACGATAAATATTCGTTTTATAATCCCAAGCAACATCCGTTTTTTGCCCAAGAGGATGGACGGTTCATTTACTTCGAAGGGACATACACGAAGACATTCTCCGGAAACGACCACCCGACTCCGCGCTATGACTACAACCAAATCATGTACCGGCTTGATTTATCGGATCCGCGGTTGTCGCAATGAGGTTCTCTGTTTTTGAACGGGGACAAGAATTCCGGAGTCGAGGAAGTATTTTGTGGTGCAAAACGGAGAACTGTGTTAGTCTGTGCGATCGTTTCCCAAGTCAATCCGCTGCCCGCAAATCAATATCGCTCCTGCCCAATTCCACGAACCATCAATGGTTGACGGCACGTTCGTCTCCGAGTCCACGGTTAATGCCATGAACGATGAAACCACTTCTTCTCCAGACACTAGCCAGCCGCCTACACGCTCATCCGCTGAAATTCAGAATTGGTTGCTAGATAAATTGGCGGAAGAATTAGAGATCGACCGCAGCCAAATCCAGGTCAATGAACCGATCTTGGCGCAAGGAATCGATTCGATGCATGTGGTCGCCATTGTCGCACAATTGGAGGACTGGTTGGGCATTCGTTTTTCCAGCAATCCCTTGGAGGATTATCCGTCGATTGAAGCTTTGTCACAATCGTTGGGAGCAAATGACGAGCCCGGCTAGTCCTTGCTGAAAATGAAATGAATGGTGTTGCAGTCTCGTTCAGTCCAGACGGTGGTGAGTATTTTTTCTAATCTGTAGCAGCGGTTATTGCCTAACTGGCTCAGCAACTGCCGATCAGGCAGGCCAGGATGCGGTTAGGGGAATTCGGTCCCGGAGAGACAATATGCCGGAACAAGAACGAACAGACGATCTTTCGCAGGCAACCGGAACCGACAGCAACCCATCGCCCGGTGGAGTTCCAGCCAATTTCCTGTTCGTGTTGGCCGAGTTGCTGCTGGCTGCCGGAATTGTCTATCTCTTCGACATCGAAGGACAGCGTCTGTTGTTCCCGGTGATGTGCGTGATGATAGCTGGTTTCGCGGTACATACCTGGCTGCCGAAACCCTATCGCATGGGATTCTTTGCGTGCCTGTCGGCCAGCTGTGTTTTGCTAGTCCTAGGAATGACCAACGGCCTGTACGTGCTAGGAATTGGCGGTGTATTGATAGGCATTTGCTACTTGCCCATCGGTTTGTGGTTTCGCTGGCTCATGCTGATCGCCGTTGGCGTGGTACTCATCGTGCTACGAAATCAATGGCCGCTTCCGATGTGGCCAGTCTTGGGATCGATGTTCATGTTTCGGCTGATGATCTATTGTTACTCCACGCGAAAAGCCGTGGCGAACCCGCCTTTGACGACAACCTTGTCCTACTTCTTCATGGCGCCGAACGTCTGTTTTCCACTCTTTCCCGTAGTCGATTTCAATACGTTTCGCGACTCGTGGTATAAAGAGGACACTTGGAATATCTATCAGAAGGGCATTGTCTGCATCGTCCGCGGCCTGACCCATTTGTTGTTGTATCGCTACATCAAATTATATCTCGTTCCGGAACCGTATGAACTGTATGACGTGCCGCACATCGCGCTGTTTATGGTGACGAATTTCGCACTCTATTTGCACGTGTCCGGCCAATTCCATTTGATCGCCGGATTGTTGCATCTGTTTGGATTTGACCTGCCGCGAACGCACGACCGGTATTTTTTGGCGTCGAGTTTCACCGACATCTGGCGACGGATCAATATCTACTGGAAAGACTTCATGCTGAAGTTGTTTTTCTTTCCCACGTTTTATTCTCTGCGCGGCCGAGGTTGGGGGCTGGGGCTGGCCACGGTTGTGGGGGTGCTGATCGTCTTTTTAAGCACTTGGCTACTGCATTCGTGGCAGATGTTTTGGTTGCTTGGCCGCTTTCCCGTAACGGCCAACGATGCCTCTCTGTGGATGGGTGTCGGTCTGTGTGTTGCCATCAATGCGCTGCTCGACATGCGGCGAGGTCGTCGCCAAGATCATTCCGCGTGGCGAGCGGCATTTAGCCTTTCAGCCCGCACGGCAGGCATGTTTGCATTAGTCAGTTTATTCTGGGCCTGTTGGACGAAGCCTGGATTTTTGACGTTATTTGCAGGAGTCCTACGTCGTCCCGGTGCCATGAACGGCCTGATGCTGGTCCTGTTGGGTTTTCTACTCGTCATCCTCCTCGGGGCCATCGTGGTTCGTCTCAAGGGATATTACGATTCCCGCAAAACGCAGCGTCCTGCAGCTTCGTTTCGAGAGTCCGCTAAAGTGTATGTCATCGGCATGGCATTATTTGTAGCACTTGGTTCACCACGTTTTGCGACATTGCTCAGCTCAGACATTTCCAGTGCCCTTGCCGATTTCCGAGAGGATGCTGCGCGCGAAGATGCGATGGGACAAGTGGCCGGGTATTACGAGGATATGAATTCGACCGCCATTCAGGCCGGTCCAATGCTTTCCTCCTGGTCGCCTACCGACGAAACACAGCGTGCCCAGGCAGCCGGCTTTGACTTAATTTCCCGGCCATCTGACCTTGCGCAAATAACCGAATTGATACCGGGCGTGCGCGTCGAATTGGACGGCAAACTAACGTCCATCAATCAGTTCGGTATGCGCGACCGGGAGACTCTCACATTGAACAAACCAACCGGCACGACACGAATTGCCATGGTGGGTTCCAGCGTGATCATGGGGTACGGCGTAGGGGACGACGAAACCTTCGTACGCCTTTTGGAAAATCGCATCAACGAAGAGTTGCCCGGCGGCGGGCAGTATGAACTTTTGAATTTCGGCGTCGGCAAACAGTGGCCCAGCCATCGGTTAGTCCGCATCCAACGCAAAGTGTTTGGGTTTGACCCCGACGCGATTTATTACTTCGCACACCAAGATGAATACCAGTCGTTTGTTGATCATTTGGCAAAGCTCATCGCCGCCGGCAAGCTGATTCGCTCGCATCCAATCGAACAATTGATCAACCAAGCCGGGATTACGCAGGACATGCCACCCGGGATTATTCATAACAAATTGAATCAGCAGCGCAACGAACTTTTAGTCGCCGTTTATCGCACCATCGTCGAAGAGTGCCGAGAACGCGGAATCTTGGCGGTATGGATCTACTTGCCGATTGGTGCCGATCCCGACAACCTAGCGGCACAATTGATGCCACTCGCACGCGAGGCAGGTTTCATTGTTTGCGAAGTACCGAACTGGGCAGAGGGGCAACCGACCAGCGAACTCATGATTCCCGGCCAACAGTATCATCCACACGCGGACGGTCATGCGATGATTGCCGAGGCCATGATGAAAATGCTCCAAGCACATCCAGAGGCACTTCCGCCGTCGAAACAGTAAGTCATTGCAGGGCCACATTGACCGTCAACTCGTTTTTCGTTGACGAATATGTCTTAGCGATAATTCTGCGACATCCCATTCATCATCGCGTGAAGATGGTGATACCGCCCAAAGGAAAAGACCTGTAAAGCCACCGACGACCGGCCAAGCCCCCCAACCCGCGTTCACCGCCCCATCGCCACCTGCAAGTGCCATCCCAACGCCAGCGCCTGAAAGAAAACCTGCTCCAGCGCCCCAACCGGCGCCATCCCAACCACCCCACAAATACCCCAAAGAGCCACCAACTAATGTACCAATTGCCATCGATGTCAGAAGTGAACCAACATTGAATGCTCTAAGGCCAGTCGGATCCCACCCATTCACCGGGTCCCCATGCGTATACAAATACTTATGCAGCGACTGCGGGGTACGCAAATTGCCAGAGAACGGGTCGAGGTGGTTAAACCGCCCAGAGTTCGGATCATACCATCTGGCCCGCAGGTATTGCATCCCAATCCGGCTGTCGAAGGCTTCGCCGCTGTAGAGTCGGGTTGTCAGGGCGGCTGCTTCGTCGAAGCCGATCGCCCGGCCGT from Symmachiella dynata encodes:
- a CDS encoding SGNH/GDSL hydrolase family protein, with the translated sequence MPEQERTDDLSQATGTDSNPSPGGVPANFLFVLAELLLAAGIVYLFDIEGQRLLFPVMCVMIAGFAVHTWLPKPYRMGFFACLSASCVLLVLGMTNGLYVLGIGGVLIGICYLPIGLWFRWLMLIAVGVVLIVLRNQWPLPMWPVLGSMFMFRLMIYCYSTRKAVANPPLTTTLSYFFMAPNVCFPLFPVVDFNTFRDSWYKEDTWNIYQKGIVCIVRGLTHLLLYRYIKLYLVPEPYELYDVPHIALFMVTNFALYLHVSGQFHLIAGLLHLFGFDLPRTHDRYFLASSFTDIWRRINIYWKDFMLKLFFFPTFYSLRGRGWGLGLATVVGVLIVFLSTWLLHSWQMFWLLGRFPVTANDASLWMGVGLCVAINALLDMRRGRRQDHSAWRAAFSLSARTAGMFALVSLFWACWTKPGFLTLFAGVLRRPGAMNGLMLVLLGFLLVILLGAIVVRLKGYYDSRKTQRPAASFRESAKVYVIGMALFVALGSPRFATLLSSDISSALADFREDAAREDAMGQVAGYYEDMNSTAIQAGPMLSSWSPTDETQRAQAAGFDLISRPSDLAQITELIPGVRVELDGKLTSINQFGMRDRETLTLNKPTGTTRIAMVGSSVIMGYGVGDDETFVRLLENRINEELPGGGQYELLNFGVGKQWPSHRLVRIQRKVFGFDPDAIYYFAHQDEYQSFVDHLAKLIAAGKLIRSHPIEQLINQAGITQDMPPGIIHNKLNQQRNELLVAVYRTIVEECRERGILAVWIYLPIGADPDNLAAQLMPLAREAGFIVCEVPNWAEGQPTSELMIPGQQYHPHADGHAMIAEAMMKMLQAHPEALPPSKQ
- a CDS encoding RHS repeat-associated core domain-containing protein, with amino-acid sequence MQHYADTAYGRAIGFDEAAALTTRLYSGEAFDSRIGMQYLRARWYDPNSGRFNHLDPFSGNLRTPQSLHKYLYTHGDPVNGWDPTGLRAFNVGSLLTSMAIGTLVGGSLGYLWGGWDGAGWGAGAGFLSGAGVGMALAGGDGAVNAGWGAWPVVGGFTGLFLWAVSPSSRDDEWDVAELSLRHIRQRKTS
- a CDS encoding acyl carrier protein produces the protein MVDGTFVSESTVNAMNDETTSSPDTSQPPTRSSAEIQNWLLDKLAEELEIDRSQIQVNEPILAQGIDSMHVVAIVAQLEDWLGIRFSSNPLEDYPSIEALSQSLGANDEPG
- a CDS encoding DUF4185 domain-containing protein, with the translated sequence MISSVCLLLTTITLGAQDSTEYFKITVVDEQTNRGVPLVELRTVNDCRYYTDSAGVVAFHEPGLMDKTVHFFVSSHGYEFPADRFGIRGTQLKVSPGGSATIRIKRNNIAERLYRVTGGGIYRDSELVGDEVPIAHPVLGAQVLGSDSVVNAKFQGRLYWFWGDTNRPSYPLGNFHVPGATTPLPGSQGVDPSRGVSLNYFIGDDGFAKETAHMPGKGPTWINGLVTLTDKQGNERMFAKYVKIKNSLTVYERGLAEFNNDEKVFEKRQQFDMQAPLYPYGHPFIHRDGDMEYVYFADPYPLVRVNANVESLQDLEQYETYSCLRQGSREKQLELDRDANGKLVYAWKKDTTPWTLQIQQELIKQGRLKEEEAYIHFEDSETGDTVLPSRGSVYWNDFRKKWVMIFVQFGGRSFLGEVWFAEADDLTGPWSKAVRIVTHDKYSFYNPKQHPFFAQEDGRFIYFEGTYTKTFSGNDHPTPRYDYNQIMYRLDLSDPRLSQ